One Prunus dulcis chromosome 7, ALMONDv2, whole genome shotgun sequence DNA segment encodes these proteins:
- the LOC117635710 gene encoding adenylyl-sulfate kinase 3 isoform X1: protein MSTLNTSTNIFWQECPVGKVERQKLLNQKGCVVWITGLSGSGKSTLACSLSRELHSKGKLSYILDGDNLRHGLNKDLGFKAEDRAENIRRVGEVAKLFSDAGLICIASLISPYRKDRDACRAMLPDASFIEVFMNMPLELCESRDAKGLYKLARAGKIKGFTGIDDPYERPLNCEIEIEQKDGVCPKPAALAGQVVSYLEEKGFLQVE, encoded by the exons ATGTCTACTCTGAACActtcaacaaatatattttggCAAGAATGTCCTGTTGGGAAGGTTGAAAGGCAGAAACTACTCAACCAAAAGGGATGTGTTGTATGGATTACGGGTCTCAGTGGATCAG GGAAAAGTACACTGGCATGCTCACTAAGTAGAGAACTGCACTCCAAGGGAAAGCTGTCATACATCCTTGATGGAGACAACCTTCGGCATGGTCTGAACAAGGATCTTGGTTTCAAAGCAGAAGACAGGGCTGAAAATATACGCAGAGTTG GGGAGGTAGCAAAACTGTTCTCGGATGCTGGATTGATCTGTATTGCTAGTCTGATATCTCCTTATAGGAAAGATCGTGATGCTTGCCGTGCAATGTTACCagatgcaagttttattgag GTTTTCATGAACATGCCCCTAGAACTATGTGAGTCAAGAGATGCAAAAGGCCTTTACAAGCTTGCACGTGCTGGAAAGATTAAAG GTTTTACCGGAATAGATGATCCATATGAACGACCATTGAACTGTGAG ATAGAAATAGAACAGAAAGACGGAGTTTGCCCCAAGCCTGCTGCCTTGGCAGGCCAAGTAGTGTCCTACTTAGAGGAGAAAGGATTTCTTCAAGTTGAGTGA
- the LOC117635710 gene encoding adenylyl-sulfate kinase 3 isoform X2, producing MHLLNAFFNSFLESGKSTLACSLSRELHSKGKLSYILDGDNLRHGLNKDLGFKAEDRAENIRRVGEVAKLFSDAGLICIASLISPYRKDRDACRAMLPDASFIEVFMNMPLELCESRDAKGLYKLARAGKIKGFTGIDDPYERPLNCEIEIEQKDGVCPKPAALAGQVVSYLEEKGFLQVE from the exons ATGCATTTACTAAATGCCTTCTTCAACTCTTTTCTGGAATCAGGGAAAAGTACACTGGCATGCTCACTAAGTAGAGAACTGCACTCCAAGGGAAAGCTGTCATACATCCTTGATGGAGACAACCTTCGGCATGGTCTGAACAAGGATCTTGGTTTCAAAGCAGAAGACAGGGCTGAAAATATACGCAGAGTTG GGGAGGTAGCAAAACTGTTCTCGGATGCTGGATTGATCTGTATTGCTAGTCTGATATCTCCTTATAGGAAAGATCGTGATGCTTGCCGTGCAATGTTACCagatgcaagttttattgag GTTTTCATGAACATGCCCCTAGAACTATGTGAGTCAAGAGATGCAAAAGGCCTTTACAAGCTTGCACGTGCTGGAAAGATTAAAG GTTTTACCGGAATAGATGATCCATATGAACGACCATTGAACTGTGAG ATAGAAATAGAACAGAAAGACGGAGTTTGCCCCAAGCCTGCTGCCTTGGCAGGCCAAGTAGTGTCCTACTTAGAGGAGAAAGGATTTCTTCAAGTTGAGTGA